Below is a window of Deinococcus sonorensis KR-87 DNA.
TTCAAGGAGGTCGAGCTGACCATCGGCTACGGCTCCGGCTTCGACCAGCTCTCGGACCTGGTGACGCTCGCGAGCGACTACGACATCATCAAGAAGGCCGGCAGCTTCTACAGCTACGGTGATGACCGGATCGGCCAGGGCAAGGACAAGGCCATCGCGTACATCAAGGAGCGCCCCGCGCTGGAAGACGAGATCCGCCAGCGCGTCACCGCGCGGATCCTCAGCAACCAGAACGAAGCGGCCACCGCCGTGCTCGGCGAACCGGCACTCAGCGAAGCCATCAACTGAACACAGCGAGACAGCGGGCGACCATCGTGGTCGCCCGCTTCGTTCTGCCGGCGCAGGCTCACTCGGAGCGAAGCAGCCGCGTCACGAGGGCGGCCGCCGCCTGCTGCTCGCCGGTGAGGTCCGAAGAGGCCGGAAGGTACCGGGTGCTGCGGCCGGTCCGCACGCCGACCTCGCATCCGGACCCGGCACGGCGGGGGTGCTGCGCCAGCGGCCGCAGCACCCGGAAGGCGCTCAGCAACCGCGGCTGTTTGGCCGCCGGGATGCCTTCGCTGTGCGACCCGAACTGCGCCCCGCCCCGCCTGGGCATGTGATACGAGCTGCGCTTGTACCAGCTGACGTCCACCTCGGTGTGAGAAACGCGCTGCCCGGCGTCCAGGGAACAGTCGACGACAAACGCGTCCGCCCCGGCGAACACGTCCTTCAGCGCCGGGTCCGGCGCGCAGGCGACCAGGGACGCGGTGAACAGCGCAGCGGCCACGAACGGACGAACAGCAGACAGCGGGTGGCTCAGGGACATGTCCCGAGTCTATGAAGGCCGTTCAGGGCGGCTCAGCGGTCCAGGTCTGAGGGGATGTGCCGCTCTGGGTGCTGCAATCGCACGAGCAGCGGGCGTTCGCGGCGGCCCAGCCGGAACGCCTCCACTGTCGCTCGCACGTACGCGTTGCCGATGTGCTCAGGGGCTGCCATCCGGCGTACGGCGCGCTACGCCACATGGCGGTGGTCGCTCCCGCCGGCCCGCACTACGATGTCCCTCAGAACAGCACCGAAGAAGGAGGTCCGCCGATGAACGATCTATCCACCGATTCCGCCCTGTCCGATCTATCTGACGATTCGCTCGCGGACCTTGCCTCCGCGCCGCGCGCCGGTCTGTAAAACCAAGCCCCTGTTCATCCATGCCAGACTGACGGAACCGGTATACGTGTCAGCCTCAGAAGCTGAATTTTGCGAGTTCGAATCTCGCGTCTGGTACCACCTGGATTCGTAGCGCAGTGGTCAGCGCACCCGGTTGTCAGCCGGGGGGTCGTGGGTTCAAGTCCCATCGGGTCCGCCAAAACACAGGTCCGGAACACCCTGTTCTGAACAGGGTGTTCCGGACCGTCTGCGGTTCGCCTCACTGAAAGCGGGGCAAGTCGCTACAGTACCCGCATGCGGCTGATCACCTCGAAACGCTACTCGGATGATTCCCGGCTGCTGCTGGAAGCCGCGCGGCAGCAGGGGTGGGACACGCTCCGGCTGCAGTCGAACACGGTTCCTCCGGAGGCGCTGGGCGCGGCCTGCTGCGTATACGCGGAAGGCTTCCTGGCCGAGCACCTCGCCGATCAGCTCGGCATTCACCTGCTGCGCCCGGCGAACGACGCGCTGGCCCGGCTCAGCCGGGCGTTGACCGCCAGGGCCATCACGTTCTGCACGGCAGCGGAGTTCCAGCCGCTGACCCGGCCGATGTTCGTCAAGCCTGCCGATCAGAAGCTGTTCGCGGCGGCGGTGTACCGCCCGGGTGAGGACATTCCAGGGCTGGAGACGCTGCTGCCGGACGATCCGATCCTGATCTCGGAGGTGGTGCACTTCACCCGGGAGTACCGCTTCTTCGTGCGGGACAGCACCGTGAGGACCGGCTCGATCTACTGGCACGGCGACCGGGTGCCGATGGTCGACGTCGGGTACGAAGGAGCCGGGGATGCGCTGTGGGACCAGGCGGCCGCGTTCGCGCAAGCGGTGTGCGCAGCCCATCCGCTTCTGCCACGCAGTTACGTTCTGGATGTCGGGCAGCTCGACTCGGGCGTCTGGGCGGTGATCGAGTTCAACCCGGTGTGGGCGTCGGGCATCTACGGCTGCTCGCCGAGCGCGGTGCTGGACTGCCTCGCCGTCGCCTCGACCACCCGGCCAGCACCCGGACCCTGACCTGTCCGCTGTCCCGTTCCATCATCCGGAAAGCAGCGCTCGACCGACATCCATCAGGCGGAGCACGGCCAGCACGCCCATCACCACCGAGCCATCTGGTCAGTCGTCAGTCGATGTCGGCGTCGAGCCGGCCATCCGCTGATTTGATGTCCCGTACGTCGGTTAGGGCTTGGCCGCCAATCTCGAACAACGGCGTGTTTATGATGACCCCCATGTTCTTCCCGCCCCAGGTAACGACCTTGCTGACCTGCTCCGGCTTGAACCGGTTACCGGGCACGTATGCGTGGCCGGCCGCATACGCCTTGATGAACCCGAGCAGCTCGACGCCCCAGGTGAAGGTCGTCTCGATCTCAGTCAGGTAAGGTTTCAGAGCGATGGGACGACTGTTGTACTCGATCACTGCAAGCCGCTCGGTGGGGCTTTCCTTATCTACAGAGGCGATGTAGTGGATAGCGTTCCTGGCCTTAACCGTCGCATTGAGCGACTGAACCTCAAAAGCACCCGAATAAGTGCGGTCGGAGTGCTTGAGCGCACCGTATTCGGCCCGCTGGCCGTCCCCGAGGTAATTTTCAAGGATGTGGTGGGCAAGGTCCAGAAATCCCTGCTGCTCGCTCGGGTCCTTGTAGATGGCCTGAGCGAGTGCCAGAAGATCCTTGAAGACGCCTGCACTCAGGTCCACCTTGGGGTTGGTGGTGGCATTGTAAAGATCCTCGGCCAGCGCATCGAGGTGGTTATTCCGATACCGGGTCAGCCAGAAGCCCACGGCGTTTGGCGCCTGAATGAAGGCGCACAGCAGGGCGCATAGGTACTCGCAGAGCTCGAGGTGATTCTGGCGCATAGCGCTCAGCGCGTGGTGACCGTTTTTTGAATCGAGCTGCGTCACGAAGGACCGGTGTTTAAACCGGTGATAGTCGAAACTGATTCCGGCGATGTATTCGGCGTTCACGATGTCCGGATCGACCTCGATCCACTTGAAGGGGGCTTTGCGATCGCCGACGAACACGCTGGTTACCGTGACCTGGCTGCTGGGTTCCAGCCTGGGAAATCCAAATCGATGCTGCATGTAAGATGCTACACGGTGCGCTTTCTGAGAGGGGAACATCTGCTGCAAGCCACGTTTCAGGCCGCGTCTGCATATCGCCACTGGCTTCACCGATCTGTGCCAGCGTGGTCCTGCTGAGCCTCCCTGTCGCGTGGAACGCCGCCGTGGGCCACGCCCGGTACCAGGCGCTGCCGGAGCGCACCATGGCCTTCAGCTGCAGAGCGGCGAGCGGGTGACGATCCCGCTGCGCCGGAAAGGGCTCAGCTGCCTGCTGCGCCAGCACCAGGGGCGCGTCATCCTGCGGCGCGGCGCGGACGAGCAGGTGATCCGCGCGGTTGACCTGCCACCGCAGGTGCGCCGCTCGGCGCTGCGTCTTCCAGACATTACCCTCGCCACGCTCCCCTGCTCGCCGCTGTTCGTCGGCGGACCCGCCTCGGACCTGCAGACCACCCGGCACGGCGAGACGCTGACGATCGACTTGGCGTTCCGCTGACACCAGCATCTCCGCACCGCCCCGGTATCCTGAGTCATGTCCTCGACCGCGGCTGCCGATGTTGCCCAAGACGCCCAGACCGTCCACTTGGAGCGCGACCCGGACGGCGTGTGGATCCTGACGCCAGGAGGCGACACGCTGTTCCCCCGGCACCTTCGGGAGCTGCACGAGCCGCTGGCCGTGTCCGGACGCTTCCTGCAGGCCATCGCTGACCTGCCCGGGGGCACCAGCGCAGTGTTCATCCTGACCTGCTGCAGCTGCGGAGACCCGGGGTGCGGCGGCATGAGCGCCCGGTCGCTCGGCATGGATCAGGACGGGCTGCTGCTGGATGTCTGGCCGACCATCCGGGGCCCCGGCGCCCCAGGCGCCGTGCGGCTGCGTCCTCCGGCCGGGGGGTTCACGGCGGTGCAGGAACTCAGCGCCGACTTCCTGGTCGACCCGCAGGACCTGCTGGTGGTGCAGGACCTGCAGGACATCCTGCTACTCAGCCGACCGGACGTGTACCGCCCGGTGCCCGGGTCCGCCCGGCTGCTCGAAGCCGCGCAGGGCCGCGTTCGCCCGAACATCGGCGGCTTTCCCGCCCAGGCGTTCCAGCTGGAGACGCCCGGCGAGCCGCCACGGTTCCTATCGCTGGCCGAAGCGCTGAGCGCCTGAACAGACACCGGAAGCGCAGGACTTACTCGCCCGGCACGGCCGGGCAGCTGCTGACCGCCTGCACCGTCGACCCGGTCGGCAGGGGCACCGTATTGAGCAGGAGGGTGCCGGAAGCATTCCTGGTCAGCAGGGTGCTGCACCGCACCGGCTTGTTCGGGGTGAAGATCAGGAAGGCTGGCCGTGGTGTCACGCCGAGCGTCGTGACGCTGTAGAGCAGCACCAGCCAGCTGGCCAGCGCCGAGATCCCGACACACCACCGCGAAATCCTCAGGTACCACCGGGTGGCCTTGATCGCCGCGACCGTATCCCGGAACAGCACTTCGTCCGGATCCCGACCGACCTCACCGCTCCGCAGGCGGCCCTGGGCGGCCAGCTGCGCGACGATCACGCCGATGCCGTACACCAGCAGCACCACGACCACCACCAGGCGACCAGAGACACCGGTGGACACCAGCGGCCCGAGCGTCTTGTCGGCCACGGTCAGGCCGAACACGCCGCCCAGGGCGATCAGCGTCGAAATCGACCCGGCCCATGTCGTGGCGGCCGCCTTGACGACCGTCAGTTCCGCTGCCACCAGCGTCTGCAGCGGCCCGTAATTGACCGGCCGCTCCGTCAGCGTCACGAGCCGGCTCCGCGCGGCGGCCGGACGTGAAACCTCGCGCCGCAGCCTTTGGTGCCCGGTGAGTGCGTGGACTCGCAGGCGCAGTCCCGGATCAGCACCACGTCCCCGGCAATCACCTGCGGGCCGGGCACCGTCTGCACCTGCACGGTGAAGGCCGCTGCCGGGTGCTCCGGCAGGTAGTACTCCACCTGGGTGCGGTCTCCGCAGCGGGGGCAGTCGAACGACTTGACGTACAGCTTGAAGCCCGCCGCCGGCTGCTGCCACGGCATTGCATTGATCGCGTGGTCCCACTCCGGGCGCTGCTCATGGGCGAACGGGACATCGTGATGCCCGTCCGGCTGCTCTGCTGGCCGGGCGGCCAGCCCTTCCCCGTCCTGTCCTGTCATCGAACCTCCACACCGGCGGGCAGCAGTCTTCAAAGCAGAAACAATGCGGAACGTGAGGAACATGTGCCGGTAATGAATCACTGTACCAGACGCCGGCCCGGTCAGGCAACCGCAGACCCTACCCTGCACGCGGTGAGACGCGGCAGGGCATGAACATCCGGCAGAGCACCCGACCTGCGTCTGAGTGCAGCAGCGGCTGGGGAGAATGCAGCCCATGCCCGTCTCCCCTCTTCCTGAAGCGCCCGCCCCCTGCGCGGTGATCGGCCTCGGCCCGGTCGGCCTGAGCCTCACCGCCCTGCTGGCTGCCCTCGGTCACCCGGTCTGGGCGGCCGAGCACGATCCGCTCCGCCGCGCGCAGCTGCTCGCCGGGCAGCTGCCGTTTCACGAACCCGGCCTTGGGGAGACGCTCGCACAGGTCTACACCCAGGTGCGGTACGTTCCCACCAGCCTGGACTTCCCGGGCGACGTGACCTGGGTGTACCTGTGCGTCGGCACGCCGGGCACGCCTGGCGGGGCGGTGGACCTCACGGCCCTCGACCGCGCCTGGGAGACGCTGTTGAGCCGGGCGGTGGTGCCGCCGTTCATCGTGCTGCGCAGCACCCTGCCGCTCGGCGCGGCCGAACGCTACCAGGCCGACCTGAGCCGACGGGCGCCCGGTGCCGTGCTGCTGTACCAGCCGGAGTTCCTGCAGGAAAGCCGGGCGATGACCGGGGTGTTCTTCCCGGACCGGCTGGTCATCGGCGGACCCACCGCGGCCGCACAACAGCTCGCGCAGCTGCAGCGCCCAGTCACCGAGGGCACCCTGCAGACACCGACGCTGACCCGCCCGCCCGGCTGGACCCCAGCGCCGGTGCAGCGGGTGAGCCTCACCGAGGCGACGCTGATCAAGCTGGCCACCAACGCCTTCCTGGCGATGAAGATCAGCTTCGCCAACGAAATCTCCGACCTCTGTGAGCACGCCGGCGCGGACATGCGGACCGTGTCCGCCGGGCTGGGCCTCGACCCGCGCATCGGCGCGGCGTTCCTCGATCCTCGAGTCCGGCCTCGGCTGGGGTAGCAGCTGCCTCGGCAAGGACCTGGGCGGCCTGACCCACCACGCCGAAACCGCCGGCCTGCCGGCGCCGCTGCTGGAAGCCACCCGGCGGGTCAACGAAGAGCGGACCAGCGCGGTGATCGGGCGCCTGCACCGCCACCACCCGGACCTGCAACCTCAGCTGTGTCCAGCCGCAAGACGCTGCGAACGGCACGACTAATCCACCTCAGACGTAAGTCCCCCGTTATCGTCGTCTTCCCGAACGCCCTATTCCTACCGATGTGCCGGGCAGGTCGCAGAAGCACACGCATGTGCGACGCTCGGGGCATATTGATAACACACTGCTCGCATCCGACGCCCTCCCCTCTTTCCGTTCCTCCGTCCGCCGCGGATCTCAAAGCCGCCCGGGCAGACTGGGACGACTACGAACGCCGCATTCACCGGCAGTCTTAGGGCCAGCACCGCCGGATCCTGCAGCAGCTGATGGTGTACCTGCGGTTCGTGTCGGCCAGGAACGCGGACTTCCCGGCGTTCCTGGCCGCGCCACTGACCGGCGTGGCGTTGTCGATTCCGTCGTCCCTGCCGATCTGGGGGCTGGGCGGGCACATCACCCGCGCGGAGCTGTTCCTGCGGCTGATTCAGCTGTTTCAGGCCGAGCCGGTCCGTCCGGACGCCCTGGAGCTGCCGGACGCGAAGGACATCGACCGGATGGACTTCTTCGCGATGCAGTCGGCGGTCATCTCCGAATGCCGGACCGGGGCGGTGGACGTGCTCGACAGCGCCGCGAGACTGGCCTCTGCCCCGCTGCGGCGGGTGCGGGAGCTGATTGACCTGCGGGCGTTCTGCCAGGCGGCGTTGATGCCGGTCATGGGGCAGCTGGAGATCGACCGGAACTACGGCCATACCCTCGCTGAGCCGCTGCGCATCACGTTCGACCATGACCTCGACCGGCTGCTGACGAGCCTCGACCCACACGGCCCCTACCGGGTGCTGTGGGAAGATCACCGCCACCGCGGGGTGATCCTCGCCAGAGGTGAACTCGCGATGGCCTGCAGCACGAACCTGGTCTCACCGTGGGTGCCGGGGCCGGAGCTCAGCCGGCTGCTCGGCTGCGCACCGTACACGCTCGGTTCCTGAACTTCCTTCTTCACGGCCCCCGATGCAACTCGGGGGCCGGTTCTTGCACCTGTCTAGCATCCTGCACCCCAGCTGAACGTCAGCTTCCAGGCATGGTGACTATATTGCGACATCGACACAGGTACCACCCTTCGGTGTGCGAGTCTGATTGCAGAGGTAACGTCCATGAGTATGAATGAAGAAAGGGCTCTTCGACCCCTTGAAATCGACGAAAAGTCGCAACAGGAGAAAATAGACCGAGCGTCCGACTACATGCGACGGTCCGACGGACATCCGATGGACGACATACTTGACACAAGAAGTCAAACAGGCCTCAAAAACCTGAATTTGGCTACCTTCCTTCGAGATAATCAAACACTGCATGACTTTGGCATGTCAGCAGAGAACGTAAAAGTCGATGTCCACTTCAGGGAACTGGACAAGAAGCTGATCGATGAGATCAATCGTGCCGACATCGTCGTTGGATCCGTGGCTTGGCTGACACACCTTGACATTCTTGAAGCGCTCTCAAAAAAGCGAGCGGTGTCGATTATCGTCCAGAAAGAAGACTTCCTCAGGCCAGACTCGAACCCGAGGTCAGGCTGGGAGCAAAAGCTACGGTCAGCCTACCGAAAATTGCGGTGGATGACCCGAGTGAATTCAGCGGTTGCACGAACAAAAGTCGGCGAAATCTATACGCAGGAAATAATCGACATCGCGGCAGTTCGGTGCCTCGGAATACACAATTCCGATAAAAAGTCCGCCATGCCAAGAGCACACAACAAGTTCCTGGTACTGTGCAGAAACATTCCTCTACCTGAAGATCCGGATCCAGAGGGCCCAAACGCCCGCGTGTTTCCTGCCGGTGACGAAGTAGGACACTTCGAGCCATATGCAGTCTGGACCGGGTCATTCAACTTCACGAACAACGGAACGAACTCACTCGAAAATGCTGTTGTATTGCACAGCAGAGAAGTCGCTGAAGCTTACTTCCAAGAGTGGGGGCAAATCGCCGCAATCTCCGAATCTTTGGACTGGACCAGCCCATGGGTAACCTCTGACCTTTGGCCAGCGACGTAAACGGAGCATCTGAGAGACCTGACCAACGGGCGCCTCATGCTTCGACCACCGCCTGGTACGGGCCCGTCCATTCCTGCTCGAACAGCGCGACGAAGGTCCCAGAGGGCTGCGAGCCACGCGCCAGCTGCTCCTGGCAGAAGACGTCCAGGTCAAGCCGTTGCTGCGTGGACAGCTCGTCTCGCCTAAGGGTGCTCATAGATTCCCGTAGTTTCTGAAGGATGTTCCGGCCTGGGTGCCGGGGCCAGCTGTCACGCGCACCGGTTCGTCCCTGCACCCTGCCGGCCGTGAAGCACCTTCAACAGCGTCGCTGAGCCTGCGCACAGCGGCGTGCACAGCACGTCTGTGCAGCACAGCAATCCATAGGCTTGACAGGGTTCCTCTCACATGTAAGATGACCTGAGACGCTAAGATTTGGCAAGGTGGTGAGAGATGAGCATGCACCGGAACGAGATCAGGACAATCGAGGATTTTGATCGTGAAGTCAGCGAGCTGCTCGCTCGACCCTCGATCGAAACCATCTCCGAAGCGACCAGAGCACAGGACAGGGCCAGCTTCGAGAACGCCCGGGCGCGTTCGATGAGCTACTTTCTCGGCGCGATGAAGGAAACCGTCCATCACTGACCACCGTCACCCCGCGCTGACGTGAACGGCCCACCCCTCCCACCCGGAGGGGTTTCGTGTTCCAGGCGAATGGAAAGCAGCGGTAGAATGGGCGTCAATGGCCTTCTACCCTTACCAGAACACCCACAGCTTCCCGGGCGACTTCACCAGTGGAATGAGTGCGTTCGAACGGAGGGAGCTGCTGAACGCCTGTGGGAAACGGCCGCTGGATACCCTGCAGCAGGCGCTCAAGACCATGACCGGCTGCGGGACGTTTCTTGAGTTCAAGCACCGCGTCGTCTCGCCGCACCGGATGATCGACCCGGACCTGTCTCTGGTGCTGATCACCGAGATCCGGTGGGACGGCACAGAACAAACGCTGTCGTTCCGGGCGCTGATGCGCGACGAAACGCAGTACAAGCTGATGGCCACCACAGGGCAGCTGATCTATCACGCGGCGACCGCTTCCAAAACCGTGAAGCACAACCTGATGTACGTCTCTCCGGACGAACGCGACGCCGAAGGACAGCTGATCAGGCCCATTCGCCGTCAGGGCCTGGCCTCCGTTGTCGCCCAGAGCCAGGAAGACGCTTGGGAAACCGCCGGATACCACGCCGTGACACTCACCGCCTCCGAGGCTGCTCCAGAAACCGTGAAGTTCGGTCCGCAGCAGCTCGCGGTCAAACGCTCGGATTTTAACGGGCGAGTGTTCTGGGCGAAACAGGGGTACGATTTTGACCCTCACCATTCCGCCACCGCACAGACGTACATCAGGAGCGCCTTTCGCCGGCTGATCGAAGACGCCAAAGCCAAGGGAGAACTGCCGGAGGCGTACGCGGACGCCGTCCTGGCACGGGTTCAGGACGTCCCACCCTGGGTGATCGAAGATGTCGTGGCCGAAACGCACGACGGAAAAGAACGGTGGCTCGGGCGCATGGCCCTGGACGGGCAAGACTGGGACGCCCGGAAAGAGCTGAATCCCAACGCAGACGGCGCACGCGCCGGACTGGAACGCCGGCTCGAGTCCCTCCGGAAGCACCCGCTCCGCTGAAGCGCAGCGATCCCAGCGGCACGTCACCAGCCTCCCCGGAGGGTCCGGCGAAGCTGACCGGGTCTGCTCGGCCTTCTTCCTCCTCATCCGCCCCCGCGGCACAGCGTCATGAGAACGCGGAGGACGGCCTGGCCGTCCTCCGCGCGTCAGCGCGTCGTTACAGGCTCTTCTTGAGGTCGCTGGCGATCTTGAAGGCGACCTTCTTGCCGGCGGGAATCTGGATCTTCTCGCTGGTGCCGGGGCGCACGCCCTGACGGGCGGCGGTCTCCCGGACGCTCAGCGTGCCGACGCCGGGCAGGCCGATCGTCTGGCCGCTCTTCAAGGCCTCGCCCATGATGTCGAGCCGCGCGCCGAGCGCGCCGACGGCGTCCTTCTTGCTCAGGCCGGCGCGGTCGCCGAGCATGTCGGTCAGCTCGGTCTTGCCCAGCTTGGTGCTGGCCGCCGGCGCCGCGGCCTTCGCGGCAGGGGCGGCCTTCTTGCTCAATTTTGTCATGAGTACACTCTGAAAGACATTCCATCTATGTCAACAGAGGGCTAGACACAGAATGCCATGCAGCACAGACCTGAGCTGCAATGAAAGACAGAAGACGCCCACTGACAGGGCCTTCTCGTTGATCCAGTGCTGGAGTGTGTGATCAACGAGCACGGACAAGGTTGCACGCCCTCCCGGCCGGATGCCCCCGTTAGCACAGAGGCGCCCGGCCTGAGGGCATCATCAGGGCGTCAAGTCAGCAGTGAGATACAGGACATCAGGCAGGGAATGGACGGCACCGACCGGGACGTGTGGAACACCGTGCTGCCGCTGACGCTTACTAGTCTGGCACTCGGCGCACCACCCTGCGCGTCAACTGGGTCCACGTCAACGGCTGGACACCGCCAGAGGCAGCTCCCCTCCAGCCCCACCGAGCCTCCAGCGAATAATCTCGACACCGAGAAGTTCAGGAGACGCGGCGAAACCAGAGCCTGGAGTACCCGTTACGCCTGCACAAGCTCCGGCGCGAGATACCGCTTCTGTTTTGGAAACACATCGATCAGACACGAGCAGCCGCTCCGGCTGCACTCGAGCATTTGACGACGGCCGTTCACAGTGGCCCGGGTCTTGAGCCGCATCGGTCCTTGCCCGCAGGTGGGACAGCGCCTGCCGATGGTGGCTTTCCCTTCCTCACCGGCACCGCAACGACAGCAGATGTTGTAGGTACTCTGACCGTCGGAGATCGGACTGTCACGGGAATCGATAATGTCATCACACAACCAGCAATCGGTGAGTTTGACCGGTATCGGGTGATGCTCACACGCGAATACTGTCACCGGAAATTTCGCCATGAACTTCGCGTATTTCTTTCTGGGATGCATGATTGTGCTGCACGTCTGGCAACGAAGCCGCGAGCGGATCTTGTTGAGCCGGTTCAACCAGCCGCCCAGGCGGCTAACGAGTTCCTCGTCGTTTCGCAGTTCCGGATAGAGCTCCTTCGGCTTCAGGCCTGCGTGGTGAAGGAGTTCCAGCACGCTCCACTGGGCGGGAGGCAAGGTGAGATTCGGCCTGATCCAGGCTGGGCCGTCGATCCTCATGATCGTCGGGGAGGCACCTCTGAGGTCCAGGGTGCAAGGTCCGCGCAACGTCGGACAATACGCGGCGTCGCTCATCCAACGGCTGCCTTCGCAGTGCGTGCAGCTGACCGCCTTGTTCCTGCAGGGCGGCACCAGGGGAGTGAAGTCGAGAGGGTCGGTGTTCAGATAAGCCCGGCTGGCCACCATGTCGAAGAGCCCGTCGAGTGCTGCCCGCGCCGAAACGCGGTCAGTGGCCTGGGCCACCGCGAGTGCCGTCACCACCTCACTCTTCCAGGGCACCGTCCTGACGCGGGCATCCCCGGCAACCAGCCAGGTGATGGCGACCCGGTACTGAATTTGCCAAGGAAGGTACTCCAAGACGCCCGCCCTGTCGGCAGCTCTGAGCAGCAGCACCATCGCCGCCTCGCCGTGAAGGTGCAGAAATTCCTGCATCCGGCGGAGCGCAGACGCATGCTCCTCGACTGCAGCAACAAGAATGGCGCAGAGCTGCCCTTGCAGGTCCAGCCGCGGATACAGCTTTTCATCAAGCGCCATCGGATGGTCGGCAAGATACGGCAGAGGCACCTGCGTGGTGAACACGTCCCGGAAGAAAACCTCCATCTCCAACTGGGTCGGCGCTCTGGAGAGGAAGGAGCGGTACAAGGCCTGGACCATGTCTTCACGCAACGGCTGATCGATCGGCAATGTCTGATC
It encodes the following:
- a CDS encoding HU family DNA-binding protein, with the protein product MTKLSKKAAPAAKAAAPAASTKLGKTELTDMLGDRAGLSKKDAVGALGARLDIMGEALKSGQTIGLPGVGTLSVRETAARQGVRPGTSEKIQIPAGKKVAFKIASDLKKSL
- a CDS encoding ATP-grasp domain-containing protein; this encodes MRLITSKRYSDDSRLLLEAARQQGWDTLRLQSNTVPPEALGAACCVYAEGFLAEHLADQLGIHLLRPANDALARLSRALTARAITFCTAAEFQPLTRPMFVKPADQKLFAAAVYRPGEDIPGLETLLPDDPILISEVVHFTREYRFFVRDSTVRTGSIYWHGDRVPMVDVGYEGAGDALWDQAAAFAQAVCAAHPLLPRSYVLDVGQLDSGVWAVIEFNPVWASGIYGCSPSAVLDCLAVASTTRPAPGP